Part of the Candidatus Hydrogenedens sp. genome, ATCATTCGCACCTTTACTTTATTTTATCGAGAAATAGACACTCCCACACAGAATACCCTTTTGATAATTGCCAGTCTTACCATGCTCATAGGAGTTCTCGGTGCTGTATCTCAAAATGAAATTCGGCGTATTCTTTCCTTTCATATCATATCTCAGATTGGTTATATGCTTATGGGACTTGCTTTATGGACTACATTAGGAGTTGCCGGTGCCATCTACTTTATTGTCCACAATATTGTTGCTAAATCAAATCTATTCTTTATAAGCGGTATCATTAACGAAAAAACAGGCAGTTATCACCTTAAATCGCAAGGAAATCTATATAAAGAACTACCAATGCTCTCGGCTTGTTTTCTCTGTTCCGCATTATCTCTTGCTGGTTTACCTCCTCTGTCGGGTTTCGTCGGTAAATTGGCATTAATAATAGCAGGTATTCATGCAGGTGCTTATATTACTGTTTTCATATCCATACTTGTAAGTTTCCTTACTTTATTTTCAATGACAAAAATATGGATATATACCTTTTGGGGAACATCAAATTATAAAAAAGAAATTTCCACTGAACCAGAGAAAAATTTATTTTTTGCATACAGTGCTGTGATAATACTTGCTTTACTGACTGTTTTATTGGGTGTATTTGGAGAAACTTTTATTGATATATCCGAAAAGTCCGCTCAAAGTTTACTTCAGCCATTGACTTATATAGAAAAGGTTATGGAGTATTAGTATGAATTCCAACTTGTTTCTGGCAAATGTTCTTTTAAGTTTAATCTGGGCCTTTATCTCAGGTACTTTGTCTTTTGCAAGTATCCTATTGGGATTTGTTATTGGATATATGATTTTATTTATCATATATGGCAAAGAAGCAGATTATTTTCTTAAAGTCATTCGTATTTTTTTGTTTGCATTTCGTTTTATTTGGCTATTATTTTTATCAAATATTGAAGTAGCCATTGAGGTGCTTCGCATTCGTCCAAAATCCGCCCCCGGAATTATTGCTTATCAACTTCATTCTACCAATCCGTTGGAAATAACTTTATTTGCAAATTTTATATCATTAACTCCCGGAACCCTAAGCGTGGATATTTCAGAAGACAATAAGGTTCTTTATATTCACGCTTTGTTTGCTAATAATCCTGAAAAATTGAAAAAAGATATTGAAGAACAATTGGAAAAACCATTAAACACAATTTTTAACTGATATATGATTTTTTCGAGTATAGTTATATTTACAATTATGGTTGTTGTAGGGATAATTTTTGCCCTGATACGACTTGCTATAGGTCCTACTCTGGCAGACCGTGTAGTGGCTTTAGACCTGATAACAACTCAAATTGTCGGCATAATCGCTGTTTATTCCATTGCCATATCAAACTCCACATACCTGATTGATGCAATAACAATTACTATTCTTTCCTTTTTAGGGACAGTAACCTTTGCCTATTATTTAGGAATTGGAGGGAAACCATGATAAAAGAAATCCTCACCTCGCTATTTTTACTTTTGGGTGGTTTTTTTATGTTATTAGCCGGTTTCGGAATACTGCGTTTTCCTGATGTATATACTCGGATGCATGCTGCCACAAAAAGCGGAACTTTAGGTGTTACAGGAGCCTTAATTGCATTGTCTCTTTATTTTTGGGATACAGAAATTACAGTGCGTGCTATGTTACCCATCCTATTTACTCTTATTACGGCACCTGTTGCAGCACATTGTATTAGTCGTTCTGCATTCAAAAGCGGTGTAGAACTGTCAGAGAACAGCGTTATAAACGAGTTTGAACAAAATCAAGAAATTTCAACAGACGAACAAATTAAATAGATGGTTTTGTTTCAGCAGTTTCAGGTTTGTTGATAGTATCTCCCTGTTTTAAATCTACAGCTTCTTTTACAAGAGGGGCAATTTGTTCTGCGGGTAAAACAATAATTAATGAATTAGTCTCTACCTCATCTTTCCATTCCTGCACTACCCGTAAAGTCCCCATACCCACAAATTTCCCATCCATTGAAAATAAAGGCGAACTCAAAATATCAAAAGAACGGCTCTGGCTTAATGTGTAAAAAAGAAAAGGTTTTTCAATAATACTCTCTACTCTCAATACGGTTGCACTATGAGTGCGACGAGCCACTTTCCCATGTTGCATAATTAATAACAAGGGGTCTAATAATTGGGGTGCCGCAATATCATCTTTTTCTAAGGATACCTTGACTAAATCTTCTGGAATTGGTTCTTTGGCTCGGATAACCATAACATCGCGTTCTTTATCCTGTAAAAGCACTTCAGCGGGAATTTCTTTTTCATCTTTCAAAATCATCTTTATAGAAGCGATACGGATATTAATTGTATTTCGTAATTCCTGGTCTAACAATATTGATGGGTCAAGTGCCGAAAGAGCAAGAATTGCCATACCAGCAGGCTTTACCAACACTGCAGTGCATTGTCCAACAGTTTCTTCATCTCCATCCGATGAGGTAATTAATAAATTGGCTCTAACTGTAATGACAGAAGAGGCATATTGTTGAAAGACTTTTCTACCTGATTCCGCTATTTCATCAGCAAAAATATTAACAACAACAAATATAAAATTAGCCACCAAAATAAAAATAGGGAAAGATTTTATAAACTTCATAAAAACTTCTTTACTTTACATGTATTAAATAATGAATTAAAATGAACTTAAACTGTGTTTTATTATAACACAACCTTATAAAATTCTTACAGTGGGATATTTAAGAGACATCTATGTTATTATATTAGCAAGAGTGAAGAGGTTTTTATTGGAAATTTAAAATATGGCTATTCTTGAAAATATAAATTCACCTAAAGATATTAAAACCCTTTCTTTAGACCAGTTAGAACTATTGGCGGAAGAAATTCGCAAAAAAATTATTTCTACGGTCTTAATCAATGGGGGGCATTTGGCATCTCCCCTGGGAGTAGTGGAACTGACTATTGCATTACATTATGTTTTTGACATCGGTAAAGATATTCTTATATGGGATGTCGGACATCAATCTTATGCTCATAAAATACTTACGGGAAGAAACCACAATTTTGATACACTCCGAAGAAAAGGGGGAATTAGTGGCTATCCGCGTCGTGAGGAAAGCCCCCTTGATTTTTTTGGCACGGGTCATAGTTCCACATCTATATCTTCTGCATTAGGGATGGCTATTGCTCGTGATATAGAAAAAGAAAATAATCATGTTATAGCAGTTATTGGAGATGGAGCCATGACAGGGGGCATGGCAATGGAAGCATTAAGTCATGCGGGGCACCTTGGAACAAATCTGCTGGTAATATTGAATGATAATGAAATGTCTATCGCTCCCAATACAGGGGCTTTAGCAAAATATTTTAATCGCCTTATTATGGCTTACCCTTATAAAAGGGCAAAAGAAGATGTTGGAAGTTTCGTAAAACGAATTGTAGGAGAACGCGTTACCCGAACCATTCAGGATTTGGAGAAATCGGTAAAAGGCTTTATTACAAAAGGTTCCTTATTCCAAGAATTGGGTTTTAATTATATCGGTCCTGCCGATGGACATGATTTACCTTTATTAATGGAATGTTTTCAAAATCTGAAGTATTTTGCGGGTCCTGTTTTGTTTCACTGTCGAACGGAAAAAGGGAAAGGATACAAAGAGGCGGAAAAAGACCCTCAAAAATATCACGGAATTAAACCTAAAAAAATTTACAAATCCGATGAAGAAGGGGATGGAATTCTATTAACCCAACCTGTTGAAGAAATAGGAAAAAGTTTTACAGAACATTTTAGCGATGCAATATGTAAACTCGCTGAAAAAGATAATCGAATTGTTGCTATAACTGCCGCAATGCCAGCAGGTACGGGATTGACTACTTTTGCGGAAAAATTCCCACAACGATTTTTCGATGTAGGAATATGCGAACAGCATGCGGTAACTCTTGCCGCTGGGCTTGCCTGTAAAGGATTTCGACCTGTGGTTGCTATTTATTCGACTTTTTTACAACGGGCTTATGACCAGATTATTCATGATGTTTGTTTGCAAAATTTGCCCGTTATTTTCGCTATAGACCGTGCCGGGCTTGTTGGTGAAGATGGTCCCACTCACATGGGGACTTTTGACCTTTCCTTTTTGCGGGTCATACCCCAATTAAAGATTTGTTCACCTCGCGATGGCTTTGATTTAGAAAAACTTTTAGAAATAGCCCTCCTTCAAGAAGGACCCATTGCAATTCGTTATCTCAAAGCACAATCTATACTTACAGGGTCAACGACAGAACGGAATTACATGGGAGCAGATGTCCTTTCAACAGGAACTGATGGCTATTTTCTTGCCGTGGGAACCAAAGTCCATACCTGCCTGAAAGTATCCCAAAAATTACAAAAAGCAGGGATATCTATCGGTGTTATTGATATGAGATGGGTAAAACCCCTCGATATACAGATACTGAAAAAACTTTCTACCCCGCGTATTTTTACGGTCGAAGAAAATACTTTAATAGGTGGCTTTGGAAGTGCTATCCTTGAATACTTCAATGATAGTTCTTTAATAGAAGAGACAAAGATATATCGTTTAGGGATATCGGATGTTTTTTGTGAACATGCTTCTCGTGAAGAACAATTAAAAATGTTTGGACTAACCGTTGATGAATTATCTGATAAAGTACTTGAAATTTTTGAGATAAATCAACATACGCATGTACCCACTATGTCCTGAACATACAATATTCCTGAAAATTCTTATTAAATTCAAAAGTTGTAAAAAATTGTGGATTTATGGTAATCTTTTAAACCCCAATGTTTATTAGCATGAGGGGCGAGTGGCGGAATTGGCAGACGCGCTGGACTTAGGATCCAGTACCGCGAGGTGTGCGGGTTCAACTCCCGCCTCGCCCACATTACTATTGAACTTTAATAGATAATTAATGAATCATAAAACAACTTAAATATAGGTCAATAATCATGATGGAACAAAAAAACAACAACGAAAATAACATTACTCCCTCTGAATCAGAACAAAAAGATGAGTTGCAAAATGCAACGGAAACTACTTCGGAACAAACAACAACAGAGGAATTGCATGAGCATAAACACCATCACCATGCCCATGATACAGCCGAAGAAGAATTTAAATTTGAAAAAGACCCCGAATATGAAATTGATTACAAAGGAGACTGTTTATATTCCGTAAAGATTTCTATTCCTGCGGTAAATACTAAATCACAGATAAATAAAAATCTGGAAGAAGTAAAAGAACATGCAGAATTGCCCGGTTTTCGTAAAGGGAAAGCCCCCATGTGGTTAGTTGAAAACAAATTTGGCAAAATAGCTCGAAAAGAAGCCCTTGATAAGGTTATAACCGAATCCGTTAAAAAATTAATGGAAGACAATAAATTACGGGCATTTTCTACCCCGCAATTTGAAGGGTTAGAAGAACTTGACAAATTACCAGAAGATAAGGATATATCTTTTCAGGTTTCTTTTGAAGTAGCACCAAGATGCGAATTAGGTAAGTATCGTGGGCTTGAGTTAGAACGAAAAGTCCTTGAACCTGATGAAAATATGATTGCAGAACGGCTGGAACTTTTGCGGAACCGTTTTGCAATTTATCAGTCTATTCCTGATGCAGAAATAGCCAATGGTGACCAGGCAATTATTGATTTTAATGGAACTATAGATGGGGAAAGTTTCCCCGGTGGAACTGCCAACAATTATCCTTACATAGTCGGTTCTAAGAGATTTTTCGGTAAATTTGAAGAAGCACTTATTGGTGCTAAAGTTGGTGAAACGAAAACCTGCGAAGTTGAATTTCCGATAGATTACACGAACAAAAGCCTTGCCGGTAAAAAAGCAATATTCGAAATTAAAATTAAAGACATCAAACGGAAAGAAATGCCTGCATTAGATGATGAATTTGCAAAACAAGCCGGGGCAAAAAATCTTGAAGACTTGAAACAAAAAATTAAGAAAGAACTGGAAGATGCTATATCGGAAGAAACTGATTATCAATTAGAGACAGATGCAATTGAACAGGTTATTGCAAACAGCACATTTGAAATTCCCAAATCACTCATTGAAGAGGTAGCCAAAAATCAGGTAGAAGAACAAATCCAACGAATGATACAAATGCGTATCCCTGTGTCGGAAATTGAAAAACAACGCGAAGAGTTGGAAAAGGATGCTAAAGAAAAAGCAGAAAAAACAATTAAGTGGTATACTGTGGCAAATGAAATAGCCGAAGCAGAAGGGATAGAAATTACAGATAGTGACTACGAGGACGAAGCACAAAACATACAAGGAAGAACAGGGATAGATATAGAAACCATTCGTAACTATATTCAGGAACAAGGCAAAGAAGATGTAAACGATACCATTATTCGAAAAAAAGTAGTTAAACTTATTTTAGACAGTGCCAAAATTGAGACAAAAACTATTTCCCGTGAAGAATGGGAAAAAAAATCTGATTAAGAGAATTAAAAACTATGCATGAAGCAATAGAAAAATTGTTCAAACATGGAATTAACCCTTATTCCGAAAATCCTATTAACCCTCAGGCTGTAACAATATATCAGCAAACCAGTCGGGGAGAAAGGGCTTACGATATTTACTCCCGATTGCTTGAAGACCGAATTATTTTTTTGGGTATGCCTATTGACGACTATGTTGCTAACTATATCATTGCCCAATTACTTTATTTAGAAGCAGAAGACCCCGATAAAGACATAAATCTTTATATCAATAGCCCGGGTGGTAGTGTTACAGCAGGTTTGGCAATATACGATACCATGCAGTTTATCCGTCCCGAAATTACAACCATCTGCCTTGGACAGGCAGCCAGTATGGCAGCAGTCCTTATGTCCGCAGGAACTCCCGGAAAACGCTATGCGCTTCCTTATTCTCGCTTCCTGTTGCATCAATTAATGGGGGGTGTTCGCGGACAGGCTACTGACATCGCTATTCAGGCACAGGAAATTGTTCGGATAGGTGAAACTATTGACCAAATCCTCGCCAGACATACAGGACAACCCATTGAAGTTATCCGAAGAGATACCGACCGCGACTTATTTCTCAGTGCAGACGAAGCAAAAAACTATGGACTAATTGACGAAGTATTACAACGCTCCAAACCTAAAAAAGAAAAATAAAAAAATGCCTAAAACAGTAGCAATCATTGGTGCATCTGCCGACCGTAACAAATACAGTAATAAGGCAATCCGTGCATATATTGCAAAAGGATGGACTGTTTACCCCGTGAATCCCAATATCAAAGAAATTGAAGGGATTCCCTGTTATAAATCCATTGAAGATGTTCCCGAACCTATTGACCGTATCAGCGTATATGTTCCACCTCAAATCGGCAAAACACTTCTCCCCTCCATTGCCAGAAAAAAGCACAACGAACTATACATAAACCCCGGTGCCGAAGACGAAGAACTTATGCAAAAAGCAACACAACTTGGATTAAATCCCATCTACGCTTGCAGTATTATTGCCGTTGGTTCACATCCCTCCTCCTTCTCCGAAAAATAAATACACATTTTACAACAATTATTTTGCTTTTCCGTTTAAGTATATATCTTTCAGAATAATATCGGATGTGTTTTCAGAAACAATGTGTTTTTCTTTTTTGTTGTTGTCAAATAAGTGAATATTAGAGATGACAGGTGTCTGAACATCTGTTAAAAAAAGAGCAGGTCGGATGTCTTTCTCTCCCGTATGTATGGTAATGTTCTCCATATGGATATTTTTAACATGTCTTATAAAAAAACCATAGGCAGGTAGTGTTCCAAACATCCGGTATTCCGGATAAGCATCTTCTTTCTCCTCAGGAACATCTATTTGTTTTTCTACCGCTCCTTTGAATGAAAGATTAATATCACGCAATGTAAGTTCTTCTATATAATGGTTCGGTAGTCCCGAAATAGGACAGCCGATAGAATCGGCACCTGTGGCGATTATATTTGTAAGGATTATTGTTTTCATCGTTCCTACAGAAGTAACAGATTGTCCTGGACAACAAGGGCGTGCACGATTCCCTAAACGAATAAAGATAGGATTGCTTACATTCTGCATGCAAATATTATTAATAACGATATTTTCCGTTATTCCTCCATCTACGGTCTGAATCGTTACGCCAGATATACGGGTATCGTAAATAGTGCAGTTGCTAATGGAAATATTTTGAAAACCACCATTTGATTCTGTTCCCATTTTCAATGCGTTGCACAGGGAACTTAAAATACAATTTGTAATAGTTATATTTTTGCAGGGTTTTGGCGAGGTGCTTTTAAGAACGATAGAATCATCACCAGAAACGATATGGCAATCACTAACAATGACATTTTCACAGGAATCTATATCAATACCATCATTATTCCGATTACAACGGCTATTTATTTTCACATTAGAACAGCGTATATTTTCACATGCAAGTAAATGAACAGTCCACATAGCACCATTTTCAAAAGTTATTCCTTCTAAATTCACCTCTTTAC contains:
- a CDS encoding Na+/H+ antiporter subunit E, which codes for MNSNLFLANVLLSLIWAFISGTLSFASILLGFVIGYMILFIIYGKEADYFLKVIRIFLFAFRFIWLLFLSNIEVAIEVLRIRPKSAPGIIAYQLHSTNPLEITLFANFISLTPGTLSVDISEDNKVLYIHALFANNPEKLKKDIEEQLEKPLNTIFN
- a CDS encoding proton-conducting transporter membrane subunit, encoding IIRTFTLFYREIDTPTQNTLLIIASLTMLIGVLGAVSQNEIRRILSFHIISQIGYMLMGLALWTTLGVAGAIYFIVHNIVAKSNLFFISGIINEKTGSYHLKSQGNLYKELPMLSACFLCSALSLAGLPPLSGFVGKLALIIAGIHAGAYITVFISILVSFLTLFSMTKIWIYTFWGTSNYKKEISTEPEKNLFFAYSAVIILALLTVLLGVFGETFIDISEKSAQSLLQPLTYIEKVMEY
- a CDS encoding ATP-dependent Clp protease proteolytic subunit, producing MHEAIEKLFKHGINPYSENPINPQAVTIYQQTSRGERAYDIYSRLLEDRIIFLGMPIDDYVANYIIAQLLYLEAEDPDKDINLYINSPGGSVTAGLAIYDTMQFIRPEITTICLGQAASMAAVLMSAGTPGKRYALPYSRFLLHQLMGGVRGQATDIAIQAQEIVRIGETIDQILARHTGQPIEVIRRDTDRDLFLSADEAKNYGLIDEVLQRSKPKKEK
- a CDS encoding CoA-binding protein, yielding MPKTVAIIGASADRNKYSNKAIRAYIAKGWTVYPVNPNIKEIEGIPCYKSIEDVPEPIDRISVYVPPQIGKTLLPSIARKKHNELYINPGAEDEELMQKATQLGLNPIYACSIIAVGSHPSSFSEK
- the dxs gene encoding 1-deoxy-D-xylulose-5-phosphate synthase; this translates as MAILENINSPKDIKTLSLDQLELLAEEIRKKIISTVLINGGHLASPLGVVELTIALHYVFDIGKDILIWDVGHQSYAHKILTGRNHNFDTLRRKGGISGYPRREESPLDFFGTGHSSTSISSALGMAIARDIEKENNHVIAVIGDGAMTGGMAMEALSHAGHLGTNLLVILNDNEMSIAPNTGALAKYFNRLIMAYPYKRAKEDVGSFVKRIVGERVTRTIQDLEKSVKGFITKGSLFQELGFNYIGPADGHDLPLLMECFQNLKYFAGPVLFHCRTEKGKGYKEAEKDPQKYHGIKPKKIYKSDEEGDGILLTQPVEEIGKSFTEHFSDAICKLAEKDNRIVAITAAMPAGTGLTTFAEKFPQRFFDVGICEQHAVTLAAGLACKGFRPVVAIYSTFLQRAYDQIIHDVCLQNLPVIFAIDRAGLVGEDGPTHMGTFDLSFLRVIPQLKICSPRDGFDLEKLLEIALLQEGPIAIRYLKAQSILTGSTTERNYMGADVLSTGTDGYFLAVGTKVHTCLKVSQKLQKAGISIGVIDMRWVKPLDIQILKKLSTPRIFTVEENTLIGGFGSAILEYFNDSSLIEETKIYRLGISDVFCEHASREEQLKMFGLTVDELSDKVLEIFEINQHTHVPTMS
- the mnhG gene encoding monovalent cation/H(+) antiporter subunit G gives rise to the protein MIKEILTSLFLLLGGFFMLLAGFGILRFPDVYTRMHAATKSGTLGVTGALIALSLYFWDTEITVRAMLPILFTLITAPVAAHCISRSAFKSGVELSENSVINEFEQNQEISTDEQIK
- a CDS encoding glycoside hydrolase family 28 protein — its product is MKGYLISLLCIFLSVCFITHAQVENNDRLFPTIETCGVSILKFGAIGDGKTLNTSFIQKAINTVSEQGGGFVVIPQGKFLTGTIVLKNGVFLYLSPGSVLISSTEIEDFPEIKPSYRSYTDNYSQRSLIFAEQQRNIGIVGYGKIYGQGEQFIEDKNRIYKFRPYLVRLIECKEVNLEGITFENGAMWTVHLLACENIRCSNVKINSRCNRNNDGIDIDSCENVIVSDCHIVSGDDSIVLKSTSPKPCKNITITNCILSSLCNALKMGTESNGGFQNISISNCTIYDTRISGVTIQTVDGGITENIVINNICMQNVSNPIFIRLGNRARPCCPGQSVTSVGTMKTIILTNIIATGADSIGCPISGLPNHYIEELTLRDINLSFKGAVEKQIDVPEEKEDAYPEYRMFGTLPAYGFFIRHVKNIHMENITIHTGEKDIRPALFLTDVQTPVISNIHLFDNNKKEKHIVSENTSDIILKDIYLNGKAK
- a CDS encoding monovalent cation/H+ antiporter complex subunit F; the protein is MVVVGIIFALIRLAIGPTLADRVVALDLITTQIVGIIAVYSIAISNSTYLIDAITITILSFLGTVTFAYYLGIGGKP
- the tig gene encoding trigger factor — encoded protein: MMEQKNNNENNITPSESEQKDELQNATETTSEQTTTEELHEHKHHHHAHDTAEEEFKFEKDPEYEIDYKGDCLYSVKISIPAVNTKSQINKNLEEVKEHAELPGFRKGKAPMWLVENKFGKIARKEALDKVITESVKKLMEDNKLRAFSTPQFEGLEELDKLPEDKDISFQVSFEVAPRCELGKYRGLELERKVLEPDENMIAERLELLRNRFAIYQSIPDAEIANGDQAIIDFNGTIDGESFPGGTANNYPYIVGSKRFFGKFEEALIGAKVGETKTCEVEFPIDYTNKSLAGKKAIFEIKIKDIKRKEMPALDDEFAKQAGAKNLEDLKQKIKKELEDAISEETDYQLETDAIEQVIANSTFEIPKSLIEEVAKNQVEEQIQRMIQMRIPVSEIEKQREELEKDAKEKAEKTIKWYTVANEIAEAEGIEITDSDYEDEAQNIQGRTGIDIETIRNYIQEQGKEDVNDTIIRKKVVKLILDSAKIETKTISREEWEKKSD